GAAAACGGAGAAGCAAAAGCGCAAGGCTAAAGTCCattctcccagctcccagtcttcTGAAACGGATCCAGAAAACGAGAGAGACCCCagtcctgagaaaataaaaagcggCGGCAAGCTGAGCCGGGAGAGGGCGGACAAGGAAGGGGCTGCGAAGAACCGCCTCGAACTCATGCCTTGCGTGGTGCTGACGCGAGtcaaggaaaaggaagggaaagtcACGGACCCCCCTGCCCTGGAGAAGCTCAGAGGGAAGCAGGAGAACGACGCCACCGCCAGGTGCCCCTTGCTGGAGCCGAAGCTGCAGGCGCCTCAGGGGGAACAGAGCAAGGCTGACCAGGTGAGACTGGAGCTCCCCCTCCGGGCGAAGGCGCCCAAGGAGAAGGCGCTTGCCAGTCACGTGGAAGTGGTGGAGAAGGGTGGGAAGGGCCCCCGGGAGTTCTAGTGGATCGCAGGACGGGAGGACGTGGGGATGTGTGTGTTTCCACGCTGCCCCAGAAGAGctacagtggggaggggggagcgttTCCCGGCTTCCTTGCTCCCTGACTCAGAGCTTCTCTCCTCATTCCTGAGCAGATGATCCGGATGAGCACTGGACACATGGAGGGGAACCTCCAGCTGGTCTTCGTGCTGTTGACGGATTGCTACGTGTACCTCATCCGCAAAGGTATTTGCAggagccttccctccctcccccccaccccacaagcgaTTCTAGTTTTGTCCTTCCAAATGGAGCCGTCTCCTTCCATTTCGGAGGGGCGGGAGGGATGCCGCGGACCTCGGGCCGAACAAGCGGTTCTACGCAGGCTACCTTGTGAGGGCCTGGGCTGCAGCCCCTCGGGTCGGAGAAGTCCTGTTCCCCACATCCGTGggacccccctgccccctccccccctggtCTTCCTCCTGGGCCGTAGAGAGACACAGCGCCTGGCTTGGCTCACCCTCCCCTGCCCTGCTTTTTGTCAGGAGCCGCCGAGAAGCCGTACATGGTGGAGGAAGCCGTTTCCTACAACGAGTTGGACTACGTCTCGgtgagtggagggagggagatctCCTGCCCCCCCCATTGTTGGACCGAGGTGGGCTCTGCTTCCCTGGGGCTGTTGGGGCCGCTCAGCAGACAAGCCAACTGCTGCCCATGGGGTGGAGGAGGCCTCCAGAGAAAGAAGCGTGGTCCCCCGGCAAGGGGAGGCTGCGCCCGGGGGTCGCCCCATGTGGCCCCCAAGACCTGCGCCATCAGCCAGGGTGCCGATCCCTCGCCAGGCCCCCCGTGGCCCTCCTCAGCCTAGCAGCTTCTGGGAGGCCGAGCGGGCTCCCTGGCCGAGCCTTCTTTGAGGAGCGCTGGGGCTCCTCACCCAGAATGCTCTGCTCCCCCGGCAGGTGGGTCTGGATCAGCAGACGGTGACCTTGGTCTGCACCAACCGCAGGAAGCAATTCCTCCTGGACACGGCCGACGCGACCCTGACCGAGTGAGTGAGCCGGCCACGCGTGCCCACCCGTCCGgggccctctctctcccctcccctcccctcgcaaGGCGGCTGTGAGGGCCAAGGGCGCGGGGCCTGCCTCGAAGGGGTTCTCCTCCGGCCCTCCAAGCACCCCCTTCCGGCCCTGGGGGCAGTGAGGCCGCACTCCTACATAGGGCCGGCGGGGCACGTCCCTTCCCGGGTCTGGCTCGGGCTTCCTGGCCTGGCCTCGCTTTCAGAACCGGACGGAATCCGCCTGCCGCTCCCCTGGGGCGTGGCTGTGCCCCCTGACTCcggcttccctccctctccccccccccaaggttttTCCTGGCATCTCTCAAGTCGGCGATGATCAAAGGGTGCCGGGAGCCGCCCTATCCCAGTATCCTGACTGACGCCACCATGGAGAAGCTCGCGCTGGCCAAGTTCGTGGCCCAGGAGTCCAAGCGGGAGGTGAGCTGCGGGCCGTTCTCCTgacctgcgggggggggggggggcgttctgcCACCAAGTCTGAGGTCTTCAGGCGTGGTGTTGCATAAAAGGAGCACTTTTCTATCGGTTTATAAACACGTGCTTATAAGTCATAGGAACAGTTGGTTATGTAGACCCATCGACAGGCGCAGCTGGAAAGTCTGATGGGATGTCCTTGGAAACACGGACTCCCTCTGGAGCTTGACCTGCTTAAATCAGTTTAGCCTTACTTGTTTATGCGCGTGTTTATAAACCAGTATAAGTGTCCCCCTTTTCTATCCCCGCTTGGTCAAGCGCCGTCCTGTAAGGTCCGAGGAAGCCGGGCTTTCCCGTTCTGTAGCGGGGCCTTCAGCCGCCACCTTCCCCTCCGTTCCCCAGTGCTtcagcacccccctcccccccccactaggAGATCATTAACGCCGCAGGTGGGGCGGGGCGGTTCCGTTGCAGGCCTCCGAAGTGGTGGTGCGCTTCTATGGCCTCGTTCACTGGGAGGACCCCCTGGACGAGGCCCCGGGGCCCGCCCCTTCCCACTACACCTTGGCCGAGAGCTCCATCACGAAGGAAGGCATGCTGAGCTACAAGGCGGGCACCAATTACCTGGGCAAGGAGAACTGGCGGTCCTGCTTCGTGGTGCTCAGGTGAGAGCCCCGGGGTGGGCATTGAGGGCGCCCGACAGGGCCGAGGcggctgcggtggggtgggctcTGGGCAGGAACCGCACCGTGGCTACAGTGGGCTCGCATCTGAGGTCCCCACCTGGAGTCCTGTGCATAGGGCAGGGAACCTGTCCCTGAattatgggaggtgtgtgggggagcCGGCACCCTTCCGAGCAAGAGCGTGACCTGTTTCCCCCCCCGTCTGCAGCAATGGCATCTTGTACCAGTATCCGGACCGCACCGACGTCACCCCTCTGCTCTCCGTGAACATGGGGTAAGTGGGGGCTGGGTCTACGGCACCGGAGCCCGTGAACGCGCCCCGATCCCTCGTCCTCTTCCCCCGCGTCTCCTTTGCGACATCCCCCCCAACTCCCTGTCCCTTGCAGCGGGGAGCAGTGCGGCGGCTGCCGGAGGTCGAACACCACAGACCGGCCCCACGCCTTCCAGGTGATCCTGAGCGACCGGCCCTCCCTGGAGCTGAGCGCGGAAAACGAAGAGGAGATGGCCGACTGGATGCAGTTCCTGTGCCAGGCCGTCTCCAAAGGGGTAAGAGGGCAGAAGGAGGCCTGGAGAGGGCGGAGGCTGCGCTTGGCAACCGTGAGGCCGCTTCCCGGTCGGGCCCTGTGGATTTCGTGGCTTGAGAAAAGGTGGTGCGCTGCAAAGCAGAGGGGATTCCCTCGCCATTGACGATGctggttggggtgatgggagtttcaCTCCAACCACGTCCTTCTCCACCCCTGTCATGGTGGGTGCCTGGGCTGGGGGCGGCCCGGACCTCTCTGCAGTTGGGCCCACGCCCTCTCCGAGAGCCACATCAGAGGCTCACAGGGTTCCTGgcctcccccccttctctccctgcccctccagGTCGTCCCCCAGGGCGTGGCTCCTGCCCCCTGCATCCCCTGCTGCCTGGTGGTGACGGAGCAGAAAGTCTTCACCTGCCACGAGGACTGCCAGACCAGCTTCTTCCGCTCGCTGGCCAGCGCCGAGCTGGGGGACGTGGCTTCGGTCTCCACGGAGCCCGGCCGGGAATACTGCCTCGTGGTGAGTACCGTGGGGGGCGCCAAGGAGGCTGCCTTCGACTGGGCTGGCCTTTGGTCTTGGTAGACCCGGATTGCCAGCCGCGGCCTGGCCAGGGTTTCCCTCCAGGgcgtttccccagccctacccggattgaacccgggaccttctgcgtgcaaggtctgtgctctgccactgagattGCGCCTGTCTCCCTGTTCCTAGGAGTTTGTCCAGGATCGCAAGCAATACCTGCCCCCTTGGGTCCTCTATTTTAGTTGCACGGCAGAACTGGAGCGGTTCCTCTCCGCCCTGGGCGCCGTGTGGAAAAACACCTACCAGGTAACCTGGCCTGGCTGCCGGCCGGCCTGGCTGCTGACTCGGTGGCCTGCCGGTGCTTCTGCTTGGCCTGTGCAGGATGGCCGCGTGCTGGATGCTGGTGCTCCGTGCTCTGCGCCATGGGGTTGCCCCCCAACCCAGGTCACGGccaattccaccccccacccccgcccctgcTGCTGGGCTGCCACACGGGTCAGGTGGCTGGGGGGTCCATAGCTTGGCTCCTGGAGGCCCCCTGggctcccctttccctcctcctgctcGTGGGCCCGCCAGGCAGACGGGaaccctcctgctgcccccttcctctccctctttcctGGCCGTGGCCTCCTGCTAACCTCCTTCACCCTCCTGTGCCGGCAGGTCGACCTTTCTCACAAGCTGATTGAGGATGGCTGCGTGCGGAAGAAGTGCGAGGATGCCCTGAGCTTGATCCACAGCGCATGGCAGCGCAGCGACAGCCTCTGCCGCGGCCGGGCTTCCCGGGACCCCTGGTGTTAGCCTCCCAGCAGGCGGAGCCGGACACCGTTCTGCAGCGGGAGGGGTTGAAGAAGCCGCCCTTTGCCTCCCGGCAGCAGCTTGAAGCAGGCGGGTCGGCGGGCGCTCTGGCTGGTGGGGGGAAGCGCCTCCCCGGGGCTGCCTCGCAGCCTCCCAGGGGGAGGGTCCGTGGAGCTGCTGTCGGCATCTCGGAAGACGGCTGCTCAGCCAGCGCCTGCTCTGGGCGCCACTTTGCACCGAGCGGAAAGCGACGGCCCCGTTTGTGACTGTGACGGGCCGACCGAGCCCTGTGCTCCTCGCGTCACGGCCCGTCTCGCCTCTCGCTGTGGCTTGACCGGAGATGACGGCGCGATCCTTGCCGGGGGTGACGACGCGGCCGACGGGACCCGTGTGCCACCTCTCCCGGTCAGCCGCTGCGGCGCCAATGCCTTTGCTTCCAGGACGAGCTGCCGGTTTGGGGACTTCTTCTTTCAAGGAATACTAACCTCTTGTTAATGGGGGCCGGGAGGCACGGGCCTCTGCCAAAGCACGGTCTGGAAGCTGTGCCTGAGACTGCCGGTTCCTCTTGAGACGGTGGTGAGAGTGGAACGCTGAGGGCGCCTGCATGCTTTCCTCTCGTTAAAAACAATCGCCAATCGTGTACCGTTTCACGCTGCCGGGAGGCTACGTGGACCAACGCACGCCCCCCCTCCTGGATAGTTCTCCCTACTCCGCCCCGGCATCGCCATTGGGTGAAGAGGCCGTCTCTGCCCGTCGCCGGGACCTCTGCCCTGGCCTTGGTGGGCTCACGGTCAAGGCCGAAGTGACGGATTGGGCCTCATCATTCCCTGGCATACAGGGGACGTGGTGCTCCCCAGAGAGCTCCCTTTTCCCCTGCATGACCAGCAGGGGGCAGCCTGTCCCTGGGTGTGAGATTCCCACACAGCCAAACTCGCCTGGCTCTCTTGGGGAAGCGGGTTGTGTGGATTCACGCAGGCTCCGGCACAGGGGGCGGGAGGGGGCTTACTGTGCCTTCTGCGCAGCGGTCCGTCATGGGCCTGAAAAGGCCGGGCACGAGCTGCGCCACCCGCCTGGCGTCTGCCAGGGCCTGTGCGGATCCGGCCGTCTCACATTCCCGTGTTGCCCGTCTGGCAGAAGGTTGGAGGCGAGCCCAGTCCTTCAGGCCAGTGTCGTTGGGGCGCTTGAAGTCATCGGCAGGGACCTGGGTGGGTGGAAGTGGCAGAACGTAATATATCAAAGCCTTTGTTTGCAGGAGCAAATCCGTAGGAACTCCCATCGCTTATCTGTCATGATATATCCTTTCTAGACAGAGCTGGGGTTTTATTTGCCTGgtgggtttctttttttattcaagctgtttcatatttttaaaattcctcgTTTTAACAAGTTGGGGACTTGCTCACTTACAAAGTGGCTCACGCAAGAGCCAGGAGGAGGCCTCTGGGACAGAATGTACCTGTACATACATTTCCATTCCACCCTGTAATAAACTGTCCTTGGTAATTCAGAATGACACTGCCTGCTGGTCTGGGGAtgttcccccccacaaaaaagactCCCTCCTTCTGCGGCCCGAACCCCCCCTTTGGCTCAGCCCTGGGGCTTCAAACTCCTGGGAGAGAGCATGGAGGGGGGGCTGCATGCGCTGTGGTCCCCTGGAATGGCTTCTGGAAGCTGCTTCCGGAGCTCCGGGCACCAGGAAGAGGAACCAGCTGGCTCTTTGGGCCTCTTTGGCGTCGTTCTCAAAAGCGAATCAGCCCACGGGTTTCTCTGCTCGGCCTTTGCCTGCTTCCTCCGGCTGGTTGACTGTGCCTTTAGCCCAGGAGGAGCTGAGCCCAGGTGTGCTTGGCATCAAGAGGCCGCTTAAGGGCTGGGGCAGGATTCGGCCTGAGAGAGGTGCCAAGTTCTTTGGTTGTTTTGCAAAGCCTCTGgctctggggaggaggaggaggaggggaattggGGGCAAGGCAGGCCAGCCCCACTGATTTCTCCCTCGCAATTCAGGGCTCCTCTTTTAACCTCTGGCGTCCTGGGAGGAGGTCTGAAGAACTTCTGAAGGACCCAAGGCAGGACTGGGCCCTGTTTACCTCCTGAATGGGACAGTCCCTCAGGActgcaagagagagagggaggaggaggaggaaaagctgCCCTGAAAGGGGTTTGGGAGGGGCCAAGGCAAAGCAAGGGGGCGGCTGGACTGGGCATCGCCTGCAGAGGGGGGTTTCTCAAAAAGGCCGCTGGGGGTTTTCGGAGCAAGGACCTTGTGGTCCTTGCAGTGGCCCCTGATGCATGCGTGCCCTGGCCATCAGTAACACGATCCCCTGACTGAGAAAAGGCTATTTCCAGCCCTGGACGGGGAGAGGTCTGTTTATAAACTGCCCCGGACACGCTGGAAGCACAGGAGCATCCCGTCCTGTGGAGGGCTCCAGCTCGTGTTCAGGACGTGTCTGTCAGCCTGGCTGTTTCCTTAGAAGGGCCCAGCGGACGCTTTGGCTGTACGTGTCGGGTTCCTGGAGTGCCACTTGTTGACCCGTGAGCCTTCGCGGCTTGTGTAGGCAGGCAGAACTGATCATCCATGCAGGAAATCCATCCCATCCTTCAGCTTTCTCGGGAGACGTTCTCGTTGTAGAAACAAAAAGACCCTTTTGTGGGCCAGAAAAAGCTCCATCGCTTTGTCTCTTTTCCCTGCCTGCAAGTTCAGGAGTAAGAGGATCCTCAGAAAACATGCAGGGGGCAGGTGCTGAACGCCGGACAGGGCTGGGCTTTCCTTTGTATGCCTCCTGCCTGCGGCCACAGCCCTAACCCGGCTGAACTTTCCCCTACATTCGGTCCTGGGTTCCCTCCCACGGCCGGCCCCCTTCCCTGGCATAGAGGCGGATAAAAGGAAGCTCCCCACCCCCGTTTCATCCAGAGCAAGTGGAGGCTTGCCGAGAGGGCTGGCGGAGGGAGAGAGCTTCCAGCGGAGACCAAAGGAGCTGCGAAGGCGGCCGGCACCGTGGGCAGCACAGAGCAAGCTGGATTCCGGGGAGGAAGAGGAGCCGGTGCTCGGGCAGGCACCCTGGCTGCAGGGCGCAAGGAGCTgagccctgccctcccctcccctcccgtcaCTGCCTGCTTGCCGCTGTCCCGCTGCCGTGGGTCTCCGTGGCTCCTCAAGGCTTTGGCGGAGGCAGGCACTTGCCGGGCGCATCGCAGGCTGGCCTAGCTGCCTTCTGGAGGTCTTACCTGTGCGCTTTGGCCAGCTCCCTTGCCCGGTCCTGCGGAGGCTGCGCCATGGAGCCCTCCCACGGCCGCCCCACCATCGTCTCGCCCTCGCCACCTGTGGATTTTGTCTTGGGCGCTGCGGCGTGCTGCATGGCCTGTGTGTTCACCAACCCGCTGGAGGTGGTCAAGACGCGGCTGCAGCTGCAAGGGGAGCTCCGCTCACGGGGCACGTACCCCCGCCACTACCGAGGGGTGCTGCAGGCCATGGTGGCCGTGTGCCAGGCCGACGGGCTCCGGGGCCTTCAGAAGGGGCTCACGGCTGGACTGCTGTACCAGGGGCTGATGAACGGTGTGCGCTTCTGCTTCTACTCCCACGCGGAAGACGTCGGCTTGACCCAACAGCCGGGCGGAACCATCGTGGCCGGAGCCGTGGCTGGGGCGCTGGGAGCCTTTGTGGGCAGCCCGGCCTATCTGGTAAGGCACCGTTCTCTCCTCCTCGCGTTCCCTGCAACCGGTTTACAGAGCTGTTCTGTCTCTGACACCGGAGGCAGCATGTAGCCACCAGGGCTCGTGGCCATGGGTGGCCTTTCCCTCTGCGGGTTTGTtggatccccttttaaaactatctgCGTTGTCGGCATCCCATCGATCCGTCTCCTGCTAGACAGTCCCATAATCCAACTCTGTGCTGTGGgaagaagccctgcctttgatctatcctgaatctcctgccattcAGCTCCACAGGCATCTCTCTAGTAGGATTGACAAGGAAGAAGagctttcctccctctctgctttccccatgccaggcatgattttgtacacctctttcacgCACGTGGTTCGCTAAAGCACGGCTGTTCCCGGCCCAAAGTTGCATGGAATGAGGACaaatgccaggggtgggggaggggagctgccaTCTCACCGCTTCCCCAATGTTGATGTGGGGAAGATGTGGCCCCAGCTAGGGCAGGGGGCAGAACCACTGTGTGGGCTGAGGCCCTGCAGCTCCTCTAGTTTTAGATCCGTCCTCCGGGGTTGCAGCCCCACTCCCCATCTTCATCCGGGCTCCCTTCCCTTAAGAGCCTGCTAGGTGCAAGTCCTGAAAGCAGGTTCTGGGGCTCCCTTGGCCTAAACAAATCCCTGGGAAGGGAGGATCCCCGTCGCTCTCCAGGACCACCTTCTATAGGGCAGGCCTGAGGTGTCCCCAGAACCCCACGCTGGGCAAGCGTGTTTTGCCAAGGAACCCCAGAACCGTTCCGGGCACAGCTGGGCACCAGTCTCTTCAGCGCTCAGGACCACATCCCTGGGGTGAGGCAAGAGGGACTTTCATCCCCCTGTAAACAAGGCGTTGGCTGGACTTGGGAGCCAGTGAGGGCGAGGAGCGAGGTCCAGAGCACCAGTGGAGGAAGGGAGCGCGCTCTGGGCTCCCCATCTGCCTGGCACCGCTGGGAGAatgacagaatgcctctctgGAGCGAGGAAagaggcaggggggagtggggcggggggagaactcCTCCTCTGGGGTGTACGGGGTCAGGCCCAGTTCCCCTCCACGGAGTTGGGGTTGGAGGAGTGGTGAAGAAGGGCGCGGCCTCTCCCCCGGCTCTCCAAAGCCACCCTTGACTCCGTGTTGGTTCCTGCAGGTCAAAACGCACCTCCAGGCCCAGACCGTGGGCGCCATCGCTGTGGGGCATCAGCACAACCACCAGGTGAGCTGGCGCGGGCAGTGCGTTTCGGAGGTCAGGGGGGGAGGGCCGGGCTGCCCCCTAGGACCACGAGGCCAAGTAGCGCCTCtcagaattgtagagttgggaggggcctctgaggccgtcgagtccacccccctgctctatgcaggagtccaccttaaagcatccctgacagacggctgtccagctgcctcttgaaggcctcaagtgtgggagagcccaagacctccctaggtcatgggttccattgggCCAGAAAGGGTGCTTGGCCTCCTCACCTGCCCACCGGCCAATGCTTTTCACTCCGGCGGACACGTCCCTCGCCGAGAGGCATCCGTTGCAGGGAGAGTAAGACGGCTGCATCGTCCCTCCACACCTGCAGCTTCTGCCAGATGAAGGGGGacgtggggaggagaggggccccgTGTGAGCCTTGGCTCTGTGGCACCTACTGCCTCTCCTATCCCACTGCCCCGGAGCCTCCCTGTTGCCAAGTAAccctcccctctttccctcctctccctctgcagaGCGTCTCTGGAGCTTTTGAGACCATTTACAAGAAGCAGGGGCTCCTGGGCCTGTGGCGAGGGGTGAACGGGGCCGTGCCCCGCGTCATGGTGGGCTCGGCCGTGCAGCTGGCCACCTTTGCCTCTGCCAAAGAGTGGGTCAGGAAGCACAAGGTGAGTGCACTCCAGGCAGGGCCTGGTTCTGGCTTgagggaagggtggggaggggagttccATGAATGGCTCTGATCTCCGACCCGCTTCGTCTCTCAAAGAAACAACGGTCTGAGGTTCAGCGCTGCCTCTCAGACCAGCTGATGAATGGGTCTGCAGGGTTCAACCTTGGCACTggtcccctctctctcccacctccaCACCTTTCCAAGAAAAGGATGGCCGGTCTGTGCTTTTGCCTTCTGGCAGTCCGTCTTTCTAAGACGTGGTTTGCGcataatgctaacccacagtATGGGTTGTTCAATTCCGGGTTGCTGTGACGTATAAACAGGTCAGTgtgaacaaaccctggtttgttaaccaaaaacaacccagagagagaacccgtggtttgttgttgggtcatTTAAATCGTGGGTACTGGTTATGTGTGAAGCccgaactgtgggttgtttcaccaggctacagaggcagcaggcaagaacAGCTGCTTTGCCTGGCAGTACTGCAGCGCCGTAAAGGCATTAGGGATCCAGGGAGGCAGCGAGCGAAGGAGGAAACTAAACACTCCAGAGACTGAtagaaacaaaccacagtttgttcaatcatctgccaCATGAactctgggtagggcaacaaaacctgggttaaataaagcatgggtgagGATGCTGGTGCGAAGGAGGCCCTTGCACCCTTTGTGGCCTAGATGTCCCTGGATTCCGAGGTGGTCAGAGAGCAGGGCCAACAGATGCATGATGTGCGTGGTCTAACGGcggccctctccttcccatgcagtGGTTCAAGGAAGGCAGCTGGATGGTGGCCCTGGCCGGTGGCATGATCAGCAGCGTGGCTGTGGCTGTGGCCATGACACCCTTCGACGTGGTCAGCACCAGACTCTACAACCAGCCGGTCGATGAGATGGGCCTGGTAAGAATGACGCCCCGTGGGAACCGTAgtagtcccctcccctcccccccaggggTTCATGGGAGAGCCGGTGTCCAGCACTTCtacaccaaaggcctgcctgaatacaaatgcctttgcctgctggcagaaggacagcagagagggtaccgagccagggagcagccaccaagaaggccctctctctcatcTGCACCAAATCGGCCTCTGATGGCAGTAGAACTGAGAGATGGGTCTTCCCCAAGGAACTTATAACCCGGGCAGGCTTGTACAGGAGACAGGAGTCTTTCAGATAGCTTGGTCCCAAGACATCCAGGGCTTTATAGAATGGTGCCTGGGAGCAGgccggtagccagtgaagctcttGTAACGAGGGAGTcacgtgctccctgtaaccagcccatCAACACTGGCCACGCTGTTCTCCACCAGTCGAAGTTTCccaacagtcttcaaaggcagccccacgtgcagtgcattgcagtagtccaaacggGACGGGTAACAGAAGCATGAGTGTCCTTAGCCAGACCAGGCCTCTCTAGGAACGGATGTGTGCAGTGTGTGCTTGCCTCGTGTGCAGGCTGTGCTGAGCCACGCTCTCCTCCTCTCCAGGGCAAGCACTATCGCGGTTTCCTCGACTGCTTCATGCAAGTCTCCAGCAAGGAAGGCGTCCTGGCACTGTACAAAGGCCTGGGCCCAGCTTACCTCCGCCTGGGACCTCACACCGttctcagcctcctcttctgggACGAACTGAGGAAATTCACCTACCAGCACCTGGGGACCTGATGGGCTTCCCCCCAGGCTCTTGAAGGACGTTGGCAAATTCTTTCTCTCCGCTGCTCGGATGCTGGAGCCAGaactggggcaggggggatgTCACCACTTTTCCAGGATAACCCTGTTATCCAGTGGGGACATTTTGCCCAGCCCGTTCCAGTGGACTGGTTTCGTCCGTGAGGCTAGAGAAATGGGCTTCTGCTCCCGAGGGGTGTGGGGCATCCCCCTTCTTGCCTCCTCAGCAGGGTAGGTACTGGTGTCTCCTCTCCTCACCTCATTCTCTCATGTTTTAAATGGCGATGGGCACCGTTTGTGCCCTTCTCAGAGAGGTGGCAGCCAGGAAGCAACTTCAAGTCTTCAAAAAAGCTTGAACCCCTCCGTGCACTCCTGTCCCACAGGGCATGTCGCTCCAGCCATGACCTTTTTGGGATGCTGAGGAGCCGAGGTCCCATGCTCCGTTGCATCTTCGCAGTGTACGAAACGTCTGTGCGACGCGGACTGGCATTTCGCTGGCTTTGGATATTTTCCGGCTCGACCCACGCTCCCTGTGCCCAGATACCAGGGTAACGGGCACTGGACTTTGCAGTAGACCAAAGAGCAAAGAGGGGTGAGAAGGCGTGGACAGGGGGTGCCCCCTGCTGTGCGGGGAGGGACGTGCCAGTGTTTCCTGGAGCGCGGCCCTTCAGCTGGTGCAATGGGACCCAAGACCCAACCTGTGGCGGGTTGTCCCAGGGCCACCACCGCCATTTGGTCTGTCTTTTTGCAGAGGAGAAGCAAGAGAATAAAGTAGAAAGggcctggagagagagaggaggaggaggagaaagcagagGCAGACAGCAAAGAGCACAAGGAAAAGACACACGGAGTGAAAGAGGAAGTTGCAAGGAGCAGGTTAGGGTTTggagatcagggagggagggagggaggcccctCCTGCTATTCAAAAGATGACTGCCGCCGCCCATGGTGGGCTCATTCCCCGGAGGTTAGGGCACGTCCTGAGCCTTCCGCCTCGAACCTCTCGCAGGAGAGCCGCATTCTGGGTCCAGGGGGGCTGCAGCCCATCAGGGAGAGCAGAGGAGCCTGTGACCTTTGGACTCTGCCAAGTTCCCTTTTCTCGCACCCTGCCCGGAATCAGAGCCCTCCAGCGCTGGGGGATTACTCCGCAAGGCAGCTGTTGTTTTCCTCCGGTGGTGGCTGTAACTGGAGCCTGGCCTCCAGCTGGGTTGGGCTGGCTCGACCCAAATAAAAAGCggggcttttctttttccttctgtgttgtTGCATTTATGGGCTGCGGCCGGCCGGGAAGTGTCTTTTTTCCGGGTTTCCTCTACCTTGGGAGGCAGCCCCGTGTATCAAAACATGCCGGGGCGGGGCTTCAGTCTGCCTGGGACTGCTTGTTCTTattcttttcttcctctcctccctgcccccctcgcCTCAGGAGTTGGCAAACTATAGGATCAACAGGGCGCACGTTCCGGGCTAGAAAGCGTTGGCTCACATTTCACGTGAGTCATGAAGTGGGCGGCCCCTGGCAAGCCTGTGTCTGCTCTCAGCCTGCCCGAGGcctacctcgcaggcttgttgtgaggatccCAGAAGTCCCATCCCTGCTGTGTGCAAGTcctggggcagagggagggaaagcCATCCGTAAGGGCCTTGTGTTACCTTATTAAAAGGGCTACGGCTGAAACCAGGGCTACGCCAAAAGGCAGTGCCCGCTGAATGGTTTCACCCACATGGGGACCCTTGCAGGCCTCTTCCGTCCGCTCTGTGCAGTGCCTCGTCTGTTTGCAGCGCCCCTCGCAGGTTGCGGTCCTACCCACACCCTGGCTTGGGAGTTAAGGCCCCGGGGAGTCCAGCGGTGCAACTCCTGCCGCTCTGGGGGGAGGtctgggggggaagagggggaccCCCTGGGGAAGGG
The nucleotide sequence above comes from Elgaria multicarinata webbii isolate HBS135686 ecotype San Diego chromosome 20, rElgMul1.1.pri, whole genome shotgun sequence. Encoded proteins:
- the SLC25A34 gene encoding solute carrier family 25 member 34, with translation MEPSHGRPTIVSPSPPVDFVLGAAACCMACVFTNPLEVVKTRLQLQGELRSRGTYPRHYRGVLQAMVAVCQADGLRGLQKGLTAGLLYQGLMNGVRFCFYSHAEDVGLTQQPGGTIVAGAVAGALGAFVGSPAYLVKTHLQAQTVGAIAVGHQHNHQSVSGAFETIYKKQGLLGLWRGVNGAVPRVMVGSAVQLATFASAKEWVRKHKWFKEGSWMVALAGGMISSVAVAVAMTPFDVVSTRLYNQPVDEMGLGKHYRGFLDCFMQVSSKEGVLALYKGLGPAYLRLGPHTVLSLLFWDELRKFTYQHLGT